In Pseudomonas alcaliphila JAB1, a single window of DNA contains:
- a CDS encoding fumarylacetoacetate hydrolase family protein yields MPHALRLSPSNTLPTDGLRGTLVGRAWLPGEHAGPAPILLREDGVYDLSTLAPTLSGLFEQEGLLPRLQSLRGTPLCSVEALLGNSGADFNSELPSLLAPADLQVLKAAGVTFASSMIERVIEERAGGDASLAEGVRAKVRDVLGEDFASIKPGSEKALQVKALLQEQGLWSQYLEVGIGPDAEIFTKAPVLAAVGSGAEIGIHPGSVWNNPEPEVVLAVNSRGEVLGATLGNDVNLRDFEGRSALLLSKAKDNNASCAIGPFIRLFDDTFDIDDVRNTVVRLRVEGDDGYVLQGSSSMDKISRDPLDLVEQALNRNHQYPDGFLLFLGTLFAPTEDRDAPGAGFTHKLADRVIISSEQLGALHNRVNHSDKAPVWQFGLNALMSSLAARGLL; encoded by the coding sequence ATGCCTCATGCTCTCAGACTTTCGCCCAGCAACACCTTGCCGACCGATGGACTTCGCGGAACCCTTGTCGGCCGTGCCTGGCTACCCGGAGAGCACGCCGGCCCGGCACCGATCCTGCTGCGTGAGGACGGTGTCTATGACCTGTCCACACTGGCGCCGACCCTGAGCGGGCTGTTCGAGCAGGAGGGTCTGCTGCCCAGGTTGCAGAGCCTTCGCGGTACGCCGTTGTGCAGTGTCGAGGCCTTGTTGGGCAACAGTGGTGCCGACTTCAATTCCGAGTTGCCGAGCCTGCTGGCGCCTGCCGACCTGCAGGTGCTCAAGGCGGCGGGCGTGACCTTTGCTTCGAGCATGATCGAGCGCGTGATCGAAGAGCGTGCCGGTGGTGATGCCAGCCTGGCCGAAGGCGTTCGGGCCAAGGTTCGCGATGTACTTGGCGAGGATTTCGCCAGCATCAAGCCAGGCTCGGAAAAGGCCCTGCAGGTCAAGGCGCTGCTGCAGGAGCAGGGCCTATGGTCGCAATACCTGGAAGTGGGCATCGGCCCGGATGCCGAGATTTTCACCAAGGCGCCTGTGCTGGCCGCCGTTGGTAGCGGCGCGGAGATCGGCATCCACCCAGGCTCGGTGTGGAATAACCCGGAGCCTGAGGTCGTGCTGGCCGTCAACAGTCGTGGCGAGGTACTGGGTGCGACGCTGGGCAATGACGTCAACCTGCGCGACTTCGAAGGCCGTAGCGCACTGCTGCTGAGCAAGGCCAAGGACAACAATGCGTCCTGCGCAATCGGCCCGTTCATCCGCCTGTTCGACGACACGTTCGACATCGACGATGTACGCAACACCGTGGTGCGCCTGCGGGTCGAGGGGGACGACGGTTATGTGTTGCAGGGCAGCAGCTCGATGGACAAGATCAGCCGCGATCCGCTGGATCTGGTGGAGCAGGCGCTCAACCGCAATCACCAGTACCCGGATGGCTTCCTGTTGTTCCTCGGCACCCTGTTCGCCCCGACCGAAGACCGCGATGCCCCGGGCGCCGGCTTCACCCACAAGCTGGCGGATCGCGTGATCATCAGCAGCGAACAACTGGGTGCCCTGCACAACCGCGTCAACCACAGCGACAAGGCCCCGGTCTGGCAGTTCGGTCTCAATGCCCTGATGAGCAGCCTGGCGGCGCGCGGCCTGCTCTAG
- a CDS encoding LysR family transcriptional regulator, with product MLPSVSSIFSRLRFRQLRLLIALGEQGSLIKAAELVSISQPGATKALQEIETTLGAPLFVRTNRGLEANELGHCAIRYAKLIQTDLTHLREEMLGILQGHGGRLSVGVIMGAVPFMTDALTRLLEAHPDLSVEIVEDTSARLLSLLDQGRLDLAICRTSISRQPEQYDCIDVRDETLAVVANRDHPLAGRAQLELADLAESRWVVYSANMPMRLSLEHEFQQAGLRFPLHLLETTSAFTTLSLLQKNLDLVALLSTDVARFCTGFGMTCILPLSLKSRSEPYQLITRRGVSLSSISRLFMAQLTPTQDEHRLQ from the coding sequence ATGCTGCCATCGGTGTCCTCCATTTTTTCCCGCCTGCGCTTCCGCCAACTGCGTCTGCTGATCGCCCTTGGCGAGCAGGGCTCGTTGATCAAGGCCGCGGAACTGGTCTCGATCAGCCAACCCGGAGCAACCAAGGCCCTGCAGGAAATAGAGACCACGCTGGGCGCGCCGCTTTTCGTACGCACCAACCGCGGCCTGGAGGCCAACGAGCTGGGGCATTGCGCAATTCGCTATGCCAAGCTGATCCAGACCGACCTGACCCATCTGCGCGAGGAAATGCTGGGTATTCTCCAGGGCCACGGCGGACGGCTGTCGGTCGGCGTGATCATGGGCGCAGTGCCATTCATGACGGATGCGCTGACCCGGCTGCTGGAAGCGCACCCGGATCTGTCGGTGGAAATCGTCGAAGACACCAGTGCGCGATTGCTCAGCCTGCTCGACCAGGGCCGTCTGGATTTGGCGATCTGTCGCACCAGCATCAGCCGCCAGCCGGAGCAATACGACTGCATCGACGTGCGTGACGAAACCCTAGCCGTGGTCGCCAACCGTGATCATCCGCTAGCCGGCCGCGCGCAACTGGAACTGGCCGACCTGGCCGAAAGCCGCTGGGTCGTCTACTCAGCCAACATGCCGATGAGGCTGTCGCTGGAGCACGAATTCCAGCAGGCAGGGCTGCGCTTTCCCTTGCACCTGCTGGAGACCACCTCGGCTTTCACCACGCTGTCGCTGCTGCAGAAGAATCTCGACCTGGTGGCCCTGCTATCGACCGACGTGGCGCGCTTCTGCACGGGCTTCGGCATGACCTGCATCCTGCCGCTGAGCCTGAAGAGCCGCAGCGAGCCTTATCAGTTGATCACCCGGCGCGGCGTGAGCCTGTCCTCGATCAGTCGCCTTTTCATGGCGCAGCTCACGCCGACCCAGGACGAGCACAGACTGCAGTAA
- a CDS encoding iron-containing alcohol dehydrogenase, producing the protein MALINYLTQVQFGYDALGQLAAECQRIGITRPFIVTDTGVRAAGIVDKVLGQLSDPAVAEVFDQTPPNPNEGVVRAAAARYRDGGFDGIIAVGGGSSIDLAKGVAVCGTHEGPLKQFAVIEGGLTRITAATAPVIAIPTTAGTGSEVGRGAILILDDGRKVGVISPYLIPRSAICDPELTLGLPAQLTAATGMDAIAHCLETFMAPAFNPPADGIALDGLWRAWRHIERATRTPGDREARLNMMSASMQGALAFQKGLGCVHSLSHALGGINPRLHHGTLNAVFLPAVIAFNAQSDSVRDEQKLQRIAQAMGLGSAEEIIPAIREMNRRLGMPSGLAEMGVDESMFPAIIEGALADHSHKTNPRVASAEDYAELLRQSM; encoded by the coding sequence ATGGCACTGATCAACTACCTCACCCAAGTCCAGTTCGGTTATGACGCCCTCGGCCAGTTGGCCGCCGAGTGTCAGCGCATTGGTATCACCCGGCCCTTTATCGTCACCGATACGGGGGTGCGTGCCGCAGGTATCGTCGACAAGGTGCTGGGGCAGCTGAGTGACCCGGCTGTCGCGGAAGTTTTCGACCAGACGCCGCCCAACCCGAACGAAGGCGTGGTGCGTGCTGCGGCTGCGCGTTATCGCGATGGCGGCTTCGACGGCATCATCGCGGTCGGTGGCGGTTCTTCCATCGACCTGGCCAAGGGCGTTGCCGTGTGCGGCACCCATGAAGGCCCACTGAAACAGTTCGCCGTGATCGAAGGTGGCCTGACCCGCATCACCGCGGCCACTGCGCCGGTGATCGCCATCCCCACCACCGCCGGCACCGGCAGCGAAGTTGGTCGCGGCGCCATCCTGATTCTCGATGACGGGCGCAAGGTCGGCGTCATCTCGCCCTATCTGATTCCGCGCTCGGCCATCTGCGACCCCGAGCTGACCCTCGGCCTGCCGGCGCAACTGACCGCTGCCACGGGCATGGACGCCATCGCCCACTGCCTGGAAACCTTCATGGCGCCGGCGTTCAACCCGCCAGCCGACGGCATCGCGCTGGATGGCCTGTGGCGCGCCTGGCGACATATCGAACGCGCAACCCGTACGCCTGGTGACCGGGAAGCGCGGTTGAACATGATGAGTGCCTCGATGCAGGGCGCCCTGGCGTTCCAGAAGGGCCTGGGTTGCGTGCACAGCCTCAGTCACGCACTTGGCGGCATCAACCCAAGGTTGCACCACGGCACCCTCAACGCGGTATTCCTGCCTGCGGTTATTGCCTTCAACGCGCAGTCCGACTCGGTGCGCGACGAGCAGAAACTGCAACGCATCGCTCAGGCCATGGGGTTGGGTAGCGCGGAGGAAATCATCCCGGCGATCCGTGAGATGAACCGTCGTCTCGGCATGCCTTCGGGCCTGGCGGAAATGGGCGTGGACGAGTCGATGTTCCCGGCGATCATCGAAGGGGCGCTGGCCGACCATAGCCACAAGACCAACCCGCGGGTGGCGAGTGCCGAGGACTATGCCGAGTTGCTGCGCCAGTCCATGTGA
- a CDS encoding LysR family transcriptional regulator, with the protein MLQPLTHIVSRLRIRQLRLLIALDELGTLHRAAERIAISQPGATKALHEIETTFGTPLFIRTAQGLQANDMGRCVIRYARLIHNDLAHLHDEMQGILQGHGGHLAVGTIAGSVPLVLRALTGLRQAQPDISVQIVEDISPRLLKLLDEGRLDLAIARTSGSQHPDAYECLSLHAERLALVAAPQHPQQGNPALSLADLSDCSWVVYPTGTPMRTVLEREFAEAGLEFPRYPLETSSTFTMLSLLQEDPQLVAVMPYSIACSSEGFGLLRRLPLELQSRNEPCSIIHRRGSSLSPLASLLLEHLRSEQDALYEGA; encoded by the coding sequence ATGCTGCAGCCACTGACCCACATCGTTTCCCGCCTGCGCATCCGCCAGTTGCGGTTGCTGATCGCCCTCGACGAACTGGGCACGCTGCACCGTGCCGCCGAGCGCATCGCCATCAGCCAGCCGGGGGCGACCAAGGCGCTGCACGAGATCGAGACGACCTTCGGTACACCGCTGTTCATCCGCACGGCGCAGGGCCTGCAGGCCAACGACATGGGCCGCTGCGTGATCCGCTACGCGCGCCTTATCCACAACGACCTGGCGCACCTGCATGACGAGATGCAGGGCATCCTCCAGGGCCATGGCGGCCACCTGGCCGTAGGCACCATCGCCGGCTCGGTACCGCTGGTGTTGCGCGCCCTGACCGGCTTGCGTCAGGCGCAGCCGGACATTTCCGTGCAGATCGTCGAAGACATCAGCCCGCGCCTGCTCAAGCTGCTCGATGAAGGCCGCCTGGATCTGGCCATCGCCCGCACCAGCGGCAGCCAGCATCCGGACGCCTACGAATGCCTGAGCCTGCACGCCGAGCGCCTGGCACTGGTGGCCGCCCCGCAGCATCCGCAACAGGGCAACCCCGCGCTGAGCCTGGCCGATCTGAGCGACTGCAGTTGGGTGGTGTACCCCACCGGCACGCCGATGCGCACGGTGCTGGAGCGCGAGTTCGCCGAGGCTGGCCTGGAGTTCCCCCGCTACCCGCTGGAAACCTCGTCGACCTTCACCATGCTCAGCCTGCTGCAGGAAGACCCACAGCTGGTGGCGGTGATGCCCTACTCCATCGCCTGCTCCAGCGAAGGCTTCGGCCTGCTGCGTCGACTGCCGCTGGAGCTGCAGTCGCGCAACGAGCCATGCTCGATCATCCACCGTCGCGGCAGCAGCCTGTCACCGCTGGCGAGCCTGCTGCTGGAACACCTGCGCAGCGAGCAGGACGCCCTCTACGAAGGCGCCTAA
- the araD1 gene encoding AraD1 family protein has product MRLIQFENEQGQRQVGVVGDARISVVKGVATTRELALQAIRNDHGLIAEIERLGVEQGPLYAELIEQNRVLAPLDHSDPAHCLVSGTGLTHLGSASTRDKMHQQVEAQQAEGKLTDTMQMFQWGMAGGRPAAGSEGAQPEWFYKGDGSIVVRPGEDFPVPDFAEDFGEEPELTGLYVIGDDGQPYRIGFALGNEFSDHVVERKNYLYLAHSKLRFCSFGPEMLIGELPRHLSGVSRIRRGDQVLWEKEFLSGEDNMCHTLENLEYHHFKYRQFLRPGDVHVHFFGTATLSFADGIKAQPGDTFEVSLDALGEPLRNGISVHAPAVKVGGVRQL; this is encoded by the coding sequence ATGCGGTTGATTCAGTTTGAGAACGAGCAGGGCCAGCGCCAGGTTGGCGTCGTCGGTGACGCGCGCATCAGCGTGGTCAAGGGCGTTGCCACTACCCGCGAGCTGGCGTTGCAGGCGATCCGCAACGACCATGGCCTGATCGCCGAGATCGAGCGCCTGGGTGTCGAGCAGGGCCCGCTCTACGCCGAACTGATCGAACAGAACCGCGTGCTGGCGCCGCTGGATCACAGCGACCCGGCTCACTGCCTGGTATCCGGCACCGGCCTGACCCACCTGGGCAGCGCCTCCACCCGCGACAAGATGCACCAGCAGGTCGAGGCTCAGCAGGCCGAAGGCAAGCTCACCGACACCATGCAGATGTTCCAGTGGGGTATGGCCGGCGGTCGCCCGGCGGCTGGCAGCGAAGGCGCACAGCCGGAGTGGTTCTACAAGGGGGACGGCAGCATCGTGGTTCGCCCCGGTGAGGACTTCCCGGTACCCGACTTCGCCGAAGACTTCGGTGAAGAGCCGGAGCTGACCGGCCTCTACGTGATTGGCGACGATGGCCAGCCGTATCGCATCGGCTTCGCGCTGGGCAACGAGTTCTCCGACCACGTGGTCGAGCGCAAGAACTACCTCTACCTGGCTCACTCGAAGCTGCGCTTCTGCTCCTTCGGCCCGGAAATGCTGATCGGCGAGCTGCCGCGTCACCTGTCCGGTGTCAGCCGCATCCGCCGTGGCGACCAGGTGCTGTGGGAGAAGGAGTTCCTTTCCGGTGAGGACAACATGTGCCACACCCTGGAAAACCTCGAATACCACCACTTCAAGTACCGCCAGTTCCTGCGTCCCGGTGATGTGCATGTGCACTTCTTCGGTACCGCCACCCTGTCGTTCGCTGACGGTATCAAGGCGCAGCCGGGCGATACCTTCGAGGTCAGCCTCGATGCCTTGGGCGAGCCGCTGCGCAACGGTATCAGCGTGCATGCCCCTGCCGTGAAGGTCGGTGGTGTACGTCAGCTGTAA